In Pongo pygmaeus isolate AG05252 chromosome 19, NHGRI_mPonPyg2-v2.0_pri, whole genome shotgun sequence, the genomic stretch GTGTGACATAGCAGCCAACCTGCCACAAGAAAGCAGAAAGCAATCATGGAGTTACCTTCAAAGTCCCAATAGCAAGGAAGCTTTCTCCAAATATGTTGAGTCTctcagataaaatttttaaagccaaCCCTCATCCTTCAAGATGCTTCACCACGCAGAGCACactttttcatttaacatagCTGATACCTCTTTGTTCCCAGTATCATTCTAATCAATGACTCAGGGGCTCCCCTAATCCCCAAATGCAGCATATTTTCATGCCAAGAGAAGGAATAAAGTAGGGAGCATGTTGACAAATGAAAGCAACATACAAGGTGAACAAGGAGGGTAGATACCTCAGCTccttcaacctctttttcttcaacCTCTTTAAAGATGCTTTTCCTAGTATTAGTAAAGTTCTGAAACTGAAATATCCGAGCATAATCTTGAGGAAGGTTTTCCTTAGGATCCCATGGAGATGTCCGGAAGCTCTTAAGGCCTCTGTATTTCTGAAATCTAGAATATTGAAGATTTTAAAGACATTAAGTCAGATTTATATGGTGCTATATAGACTCAAGTCACTGCTAAAATGGCTAAGGAGCTAGCTGAAAAGAACTCTCTCCAAACAACCCAACAGCTTAAACCAAGACGACACTCCAAACAGCTTATAACAAGTTCTATCAGAACCAAACCCAAGCTTCTCACTGACAAAAGACAAAGTATCTGCAGTGGCTCCCTGTTACCTGTCAGGGAGCTTTTTAACCTGACAAAAAAGATGCTTGGTAATGGCCTGATATAGTTCAGATGTGTGTCCCTGCCCCAATCTCATACTGAAAtacaatccccagtgttggaggtggagcctggtgggaggtgactgcatTAGGGGAGGttttctcatgaatggattagcaCCACGCCCCTtgttgagtgagttctcatgagatctagttgtttaaaagtgtgtagcacctcctgcCTTGCTCTCTTGTTACTGCGCTGGCCATGTGACATGACTTGCTCCCCctctaccttctgccatgattataagtttcttgaggccaccccagaagctgagcagataccagcaccatgcttcctgtgcagtcTGCAGGACCATgacccaattaaacctcttttctttataaattacgcagtctctggtacttctttatagccatgcgagaatggcctaatacacagCCTTACCTCCTAATATCCAAAATTAATTCACTGGCTTTAGTCACTCACCTCCAGAACAGATATAATCATCTACTTCTTCACTCTTCTACTTCTGCTATTCTACCCAAACCCCCTAAAATTTCCACACATTATATACGTCAATTGAGTACTGGTTCTTTGGGAAGAAGTATTTGCTAATTAACCTtagtatttctccttcattcaaGTCCTGTAACGTTAGTCTGCACCACAGTCTAGAACTTAATTATATATGACCATTTCCCATACGTACGTCTTGCCTTCCCATATTAAATGTTAGCTCTTCAGGAGCaggaaaaatgtgtttttcttctttcacatCACAGTGACACAGCTCTGAGCCAAGTTTTTAAAAACGTATTGATTGAATTTAGACTTGTTGATAGACTTGTTGACTAACCGAATTCTAGCAGCCACATCACGGGGCGTGTCCACTTCATCTGGAAACATCTCTTCCAGTCTTTCTTGTTTATATTTCTCCAACatttttgcctcagcttcttcatctattTTCTTATCATACAGATCATCATGCACAGACTCCCCAATAGTCATAGTTTCatattcttcctcttcttcttcactACTCTCATCCTGTAGAATAAAGGATTACAGTTTTTTCAGAAGAAATCCACACCTGTCTCTACCCCAAAGGCCAATAAGCTAAGAGTAAAATAATTGTACTAGATCCCCATTCCCAACCAACATAAATTCTAATACAGTCGAAACTATAAAACAAAAGCCTCATTCCTGGCAACTACAGAGTCATTCCTAAGAAACTAACCATAcacggccgggcgcggcggctcacgaggtcaggagatcgagaccatcctggctaacacagtgaaaccccgtctctactaaaaatacaaaaaaattaggcaggcatgttggtgggcgcccgtagtcccagctactcaggaggctgaggcaggagaatggcgtgaacccgagaggcggagcttgcagtgagcccagatagcgccactgcactccagcctgagcgacagagcgagactccgtctcataaaaaaaaaaaaaaaaagaaactaaccaTACACACTCCTCAAGATCACAACTGCACTTTGCCTTACGTTTGGAGCTGGACACAGAATTGGCCTAAGGCCTCAATTCCTTACCTGAGATTCTTCCTCCATAAAATCCTCATGTTCCATATCATCATATTCATATTCATCTCCTTCCCCACCACTTTGGCTGCCACCATCCAAAATCCATTCAGCTTGGTAACTGGATGTTCCTTTGGGGACCTTCTTTACCACCTTAGAACTTTCCTTCAAGAAATCTGTAAAAGCCCAAACAAATTAAGTAAATTATAGACTTCTTTTCCCTATCCCTCTGGTTATTCTCACCTAGGCAAAGCACCACATACTGCTGCCAACATGGGAAATTCTGGCAGACGCTGTAAATAGAACTGACTACTTCCAAATTTAATTCAGCTGCCTCACAACTAGCAATACTTACACAGCTAAATAAGCCCTGCAATGAATCCAAAGTTGTTTATCTGTTCATGATAAAACATTAACACAAGTAATTttgagaaatggaacaagacTGTGTATAATGTTTGTTTATTGAAAACATACAGCATTTGAGGGTGAGGAGAGACTTTCAACTATACCCCCATCCCACTCTATCCTATAGGGCCCTCACTTGGAACAACTAGAGAAAATCCACAATTCCAGGTCAGATGAATTACAAACAAGTTTACCAATACCAACCCTTTGCCTCGCTCAGCTCCTCCTCAGTGGGCCAGGTTTGCTCTCCCTCCATTGGATCTGGGATAACCTCTGCTTGCAAGGATTCCTGTCTATCAGGGTCTGCCTTCATTAGGACCTTAAGGCCTTCTTCCATATCATCTACAGTATCCGCAGCACAAATCTGAAAACCAAAAGCAGGTGATAGTCAACCACGAACCAAAAATCTCCTAAATCTAACACAGTAACCAGAAGGACCCAGAAATATCAGTCCTCATGTATAAGATGAATGCGACAAAATGCTAAAACTTGTCACAACTTTTCCAATGGCTGTTTTCTAATTTCCAGGGTATTTTAAGTCTCTGCTTGGCTCTTGAGGTCTTTCTTAATCTGCTTCCACTCCTAACCATTTATTACATACCTCACTCCCATCAAGCTGATCTCTTCAAGGTTCACATAAACGCTTTGATCCACCACTGTGCCTAGGTTCATTCTGTCTTTTATCTTCTAGGATATTCTTTTATCCCTCTTCGACTCATAAATCACATTTATCCTTCTCAACACCTAGCTCAAGTCTGATCTCTTATGTGAAGCTTGCTAGTCTACTTTCTCAACTTCCACTGCTGGTCCGCACCCTAACCATATGCTATCTCAATCTTTATTTCACAGATTGAGCCCAATTAAGTCCCTTGAGGAAAGCAACCACATCTTTAGTGTGTTCTATAAACTCAGAGCCAATCACAGTGCAGAGTACCGAGAAAGTGCTGGATAAATATGTGATTTATCAACCTATTTATAACTGACTATTGCCTTACTTCAGACTAGCAGTCTCCTCGTTCACCTAAGTGTACAGACTATCTTCTCTGAATTTAAGTTTCCTTCCTGTGCCAACTTTCATATGAACATGAATTAAGAATATCAGTCTTACCTCCATTGCCATATCTGGGTCCTTTTGGGGTTTAATTCCTCTAGGATTTAAAGGGAAAGGGTCTCCGGGGGCATCTATCTGTTTCATCTGGAAATCACCATGTCCAACGATATGCAGCAACCTATTGACATTCAGAGTCTGCCCTCGAACATAGCCTGAAATTTTCAAGGTGCCCACCAAGTTATTCTCTTCACTAGCAACAAAATCAACAGCACGGGCAAATAGGTAGGCCCGCCGATCTCGAAAAGCAAGATGCTGTTGCTTCTGGTTAGCCAACTGCCTAAGCAGCATCCCTGCCTCCTGCTGAGTGTCTAACAAGAGGAGTTTGTCATGCGGAAAACGCTTCTCCACTGCTTTACTTAGCTTCTTCCTGGCATCTATTTGTTTCTTCAGTGGGAGGCCAGAAATCCCCTGGACAGCTAGTGctgtaaatgaaagagaaaatgcttCATGACCTACTGCTTCATTACATAAAAATCCCTCTGCAGTTCACAAACAACCTAATAGCTCAGTTGCAAGCCCAGAGATCACTGGGAAGCCCAACACTGAACTACCCTGAAGGAATTTCACAGTGAAATCAAAATTCACATCCTTGTTTCTCTGGGCAAAGGAcagccaaaaacaaaaagacaccgTGAGTGATAATCTGTAAACAATGGACCAAGTTTAATCCATATGTGTACATCCCACCACCAGCTGAATATGATCCATCAGTTGTATTCCTATATCAAATGCCAGGCATAGTGCTTGACAAATTAAAGATGCACAATAAATGCTAACTCACTTACTATAGGTCGGAAGGCCCTGAGCAAAGAGGCAGGAAAGACAGTAATCGCCGGTGCTGTCCCAACCTTCTAGTGGATCAAGGAGGAACAGGATGGTATCAGCTACTTTAGCCATGTCTAACACAATATGCAGATCCCCTGCAGATAGAAGACACAGTAAGAAGAGGTGGTTGGCACCAGCAcattatgctaaaaaaaaaaaaaattaccactaCTCAAACATCATACAAAATATTGGTGTATACTCTAACCTGGCCTTGCTGATGTGAAGAACCACCGATGTTTCAAGCGGGGGCATAGCAGCATAAAGCTCTGAGTGTTTCCCAATTCATTCAAGTGTACTGTTCCAGTGTCCCTATCTTGAAGCAGCTGCATGGCCTCTGGCAGGGAAATTCTGCTGTGCAGAGGCACCACCAGTACCTGATGAGGAGGGCCATCCTTGCCACCCAGCTGTCTCTTCTCTGCCAGAACCtgaaaatagaaagatatccGAGAACATCTCAGTGtctcaccacttcactccagcattGCATTTCCACTCCCACAGATGCTCCCCCTACCCACAACCAGCATCTCTCTAGTAAAAGACCACAGGTATGCCAGCGGGGTGGCAGGAATTCTGACCAAAGCAAAGAATGCTAGACCTGCACGCTCGACACGTGCTCTAGGGCTACGCTCTGTCCCTGGACCCTCCTCCCGGTCTCATTTTCCACTTCGAAGCATCAGCCACCTAGAACACCAGAGAAGCCGCAGTCTCCCAAATCCCGCTCCTCTCACCGCCTCCTTCTTCTGCTTTCGGAGCTGGCTGGCGCGATGCCTCTGGTCGACTCTACTGAGTTCTTTTCTCACCTTCTTGCTTAGGGTTTTCAGTGCTAGACGGCCTGAAGGGCAGATTAGAAGGGGCTGGCGTGATCGGCCCCACAACAAGGTCAAGAAAAGGGACTCCTCTCCGCCCACCTTAGAAAGGGCCTTTCGCGTGAAGCCCAGACGGGAGACAGAAGCTCAGTCTGGGCATGGGGAAAAAGAGTTAATAACGGCCAAATAGCCCTTATTCCTTCTACGTTATCTTCTTACCCTTGCCGTCCCGCTGTGCAGATCCCCGACCCCGATGCCGCCCGCCTTTATGAGCTTTATTCTGCTGCTTGAGCGTGCCGGGGCGGTGTGCCGCCATGCCTTAGCGCGCGTGTACGGAGTCAGCACTGCTTCCGGGCCAGGACGAGCGCTTCCGGTCCCTTCCAAGAGGGCGGGCCCTCCAAGGGGCGGGACTCCCTGCGCCCTCTCGCGAAGGTCTTTTCCAGCAGCACCTGAGAGCGCCGCGTTAGCCGCCAAGCCGCAGTGGGAACTTTTTCCACTTCGCAGTGTGTGGTTGGGGGCCTGAAGGTGCCGGATGTAGACTGCGGAGGCTCGGGCTGTTGGTCCAGCAGGGCTGTTTGTGCCCCTTGCATTGTCATTTTTTTGCGCTATAAAGCTGCATCACATAGAAACATGTTGACTGGAATGCTCCATTCGTGCCGAAAAGGCCTAAGCCCTTCCTGTCACCTAGATTCGGGCACGTTGCTCTTCCGTTTGCAACGGCATGTTCTTTATCACTGAGCAACCTTTCTTCTCCCTCGATTCCCTAGCGAGGCTTGGGAATCGCGTGGAAGACACTTCTCTCACCTTGCCCGTTTCCGTACCAGCTCACGCCCGTCCCTGTTACTCCAACCCGCGCCCCGCCTCCCACGGAGCGGCCGGGAAGGACCTTGTAGGACGCGGCGACCCGGCGAGGGGTACTGGCCGCGACCCTCCGGCCGTCGGGCTCGGGCGGCTGCGCTCCCACTAATCTTCCCAGAAACTTAACAACTGCACGGCGACGTCCGGACGGGGATTCAGAGGGGTCACGGGGCCGGGCTGCACCGGCTTCGCCGTGGGCAGGCTCGGACCGCAGGGGACCCCATGCCCGAGCCCCGGCCCTTTCCGTCCCGTCGGGAGAGGGAGCAGGCAGAAGTTAGGGGACCTTCAGCGGGACCGAGGCTCGCTCTCAGCTGCGGGGCCGCGGGCTCCAGGGCCAGCGCTCACAATGCGGCTTCGCGCCCTCCGTGCGGGAGCCGGTGCGTTGCCATGACAGCGACCCCCGTGGCGCGCGCCCGGGTCTGCCGCCCCTAGGCGCGCACGGCCTCTCCCCGCCCCGATCCCCCGTCGCTGTGCGCAACCCCCCTCCGGCTGTGGGAAGGGGCTGGGCCTGCCGCCTGACGTCTGTGCAGGGCTCGGAAGATGGCTGCGGAGCCGAGCACCGGGCAGtggctgcggcggcggcggcgggccgGGAGCGCGGCGGGCGGGGGCTCCGCCTTGCGCGTGGGGCGCTGAGCCGAGAGGCGCGGAGGCGGCGAGGGTGCGGGGGCTCTGAGGGCCGCTCGGCGCCGCCTCCTGCCACACCATGGGCAGCGCAGAGGACGCAGTCAAAGAGAAACTGCTGTGGAACGTGAAGAAGGAGGTAAAGTCGAGGCAAGAACCCCGGGGGGCTCGCGCCCTGGCCCGCGCGGTCCAGGGGGCAGAAAGGTCCGCGCCCACCCCCCGGCGCGGGCACCCGGGCCGAACCTGGGCCGGGCGGGTCGGGTTCTGGACGGGCTGCGcctccctcccctttctgggATGGGGGAGGGCAGCGCCCCTCTGCCCGGGGGACCCGGCCGGCGCTCCGGGCTTGTTTGCTTCGCAGCCCCGCAGCTCCCCGCCCTGTGACGGCAGCGGCGCTGGGAGCCCGAGGCCGGGGGAGGGGTGGCGGGGATGGCGGGGATGGCTGGATCCGGAGCTGCCCATTCAGTGCCCGCGCCgccgggggaaggggcggggcccCGCGCGGGCTCCCGCGGCGCAGATGGGTGTCGTGCGGGTCGAGCTTCCCCACATCCCAAGTGGGTGTCGTGTGGGCTGAGCTCCCCCTTGTCCGACGTCCGCCGTGCCTCCAGTTACCGAGTGCTCGCTGCGGGAGGGGTTCGCCGCACACCTCCGTTTCTCTCTCCACGCCCACCTCCTGACCCAGGGACCAGGGGCTTGTTTGGAATGGTTTTTAACACTCGGAAGTTTTTCCCTTTTGAGGGAAGCCCCCCTACTTTAGAAAGAGAAGCAGTCCTTCCCTCTACTAACTCCGTTTACCTTGACCCTGCCCAAAAGCCCATTTCCATTTCGGGTGGGGGGCAGTGCCCGTGTGAATGACTCACTCCCATGTGAGAGCTGGAGAGCTCCAACCCGCAGCGCAGCTTAGAATGCATTGGGCCTCCTTCCCCGGCCTGCCTGTGTGGCTGCTGTCTGCCTGGTAAGTAAACTCCACCAGGGCAGGAGACCCTCTGTTTCGGCCACTGCCTTGTATCCAGTGCCTGGCATACTGTAGGCACTCCGTGACTGTTTGGTAAATAAATGTGCTGATTTTGGAGACTTCGAGGCCTGGTGTTTGGAAAGCATACATTTTGGAATAGTCTGGACCTAgttctgtgtgaccttgagtgagtTACTTAACTTCTATGAGTCTAGATTTCTTCCTCTCTATGCTGtctaccatatatatatatatacacacatatataaaagtttcttcacacctgtaatcccagcactttgggaggcctaggcgggcagatcacctgagctcaggagttcgagaccagcctggccaatacagtgaaaccccgtctctactaaaaataccaaaataagccaggggtggtggtgcgtgcctgtaatcccagctacccgggagactgaggcaggagaatcgctggaacctgggaggtggaggttgcagtgagccgagattgtgccactgcactccagcccgggcgacagagtgagactctgtctcaaaaaaaaaaaaaaaaaaaagtttaccttaGCTGAGCCCTAATTAGAGTTTTAGGGTTGGGGAAGAGTCTGGGCTCTCATAACATCCTGGAAAGcggacaggcgcggtggcttacgcctgtaatcccagcactttgggaggctgaggcgggtagatcacgaggtcaggagttccagaccagcctggccaagatggtgaaaccccatctgtactgaaaaaaaaaaaaaaaaaaaaaaaaaaaaaattagccaggcacagtgatgggcacctgtaatcccagctactcgggaggctgaggcaggagaatcgcttgaacccaggaggcgtggttgcagcgagccaagatcgaaccactgcactctagcctgggcgacagagcaagtctccgtctacaaaaaaaagctgggcatggtggctcacgcctgtaatcccagctctttgggaggctgaggcagacggatcatgaggtcaggagatcgagaccatcctggctaagacggtgaaacctctctctacaaaaaattagctgggtgtggtggcgggcgaatgcagtcccagctacttgggaggctgaggcaggagaatggcgtgaacccaggaggcagagcttgcactgagcccagatcgcgccactgcactccagcctgggcgacagagcaagactccatctcaaaaaaaaaaaaaagtcctggaaaGCTCTAGATGGTTCTCATGCATTAGCCATGGCCTGGCTACTATCCCATAATGTTtgttcccacccctccccttggTAAAGATGTAGTTGAAGCCATCAGCTTTCCAGCTTGTGGAAGAAGCTTCATTAAGTCTTTGCTGTGAAGAGGCCAAAAAAGGGTTTCTTAGGCCAGGGGTGTATCAAGTCAGCATTTAAGCCGAATTCTGCTCTCCCCAGTGAAAAGAGAAATCTTGATTCTCCTCCGAAAGGAAGCAGTCTAGTGACAGAGACTTGAACagtataaacaaaatagaaaagtacCTGTATCCACACTAGAGGTGGatatgctgggattataggtatggcTCAATTTTGGAGGTTAGTCACAGATAAtgggaaatactttttttttttttttttttttttggagacggagtcttgctctgtcgccaggctggagtgcagtggtgcaatctcagctcactgcaacctccacctcctgggttcaagcgatttccctgcctcagcctcccaagtagctgggactacaggcacatgccaccacacccagctaattttttgtattttagtagagatggggtttcaccatgttggccatgatagtctcgatctcctgacctcgccttggcctcccaaggtgctgggattacaggcatgagccactgcgaccagccaggaaatattttttaagaggaTGATGACTTTTTCCACCAGTGCTTAGAAACTGGACTACACTGCTCCAAAAGTGATTCCTAAGAAAATGTGAGAAATGTCAGAATATGCCACAGCTACGTATCATTCCTGACCTGCTCTGAACTCatgtttctcctttcctccttcagtgtttgatttctttttttttttttttttttgagatggagtctcactctgttgcccaggctggagtgcagtggtgccatctcagctcactgcaagctccgcctcccgggttcacgcctttctcctgcctcagccttctgcgtagctgggactacaggcgcctgccacaacgcccggctaattttttgtatttttagtagagacggggtttcaccatgttagccaggatggtctcgatctcctgaccccgtgatccgcccaccttggcctcccaaagtgctgggattatagtcatgagccaccgcgcctggcccagtgtTTAATTTCTGCAGAAACATCCTGTCCCTTCTGCAAGGAAAAACAACAGGAATATTGGTAGATCAGGCTGGCCTTTCACAAAGGACCACTGGTATAATTCTAGGGGTATCTGCAGATCCTCCTAACCCAAAAATCTGCCCCATCAGCCTGCTTCAGATGCCTCCAGGTCTTTAGTTGTGACATTATCCTCTGTTGAATGCTAACATCCTTGGGAGGTAATCTaggaagttttgtttgtttgtttgtttgtttttgagacagagtttcactcttgttgcccaggctggagtgcaatctcagctcactgcaacctctgcctcccgggttcaagtgattcttctgcctcagcctcttgagtagctgggattacaggcacccaccaccatgcttggctaatttttgtatttttagtagagatggggtttcaccattttggtcagcctggtcctcaggtgatcctcccaaagtgttgggattacaggcatgagccaccatgcccagccttctagGAAGCTTTTAACAGCTTAGAGTGCATTCGCATTAATTGATCTGATCCCCTTTTACCTG encodes the following:
- the TSR1 gene encoding pre-rRNA-processing protein TSR1 homolog, with protein sequence MAAHRPGTLKQQNKAHKGGRHRGRGSAQRDGKGRLALKTLSKKVRKELSRVDQRHRASQLRKQKKEAVLAEKRQLGGKDGPPHQVLVVPLHSRISLPEAMQLLQDRDTGTVHLNELGNTQSFMLLCPRLKHRWFFTSARPGDLHIVLDMAKVADTILFLLDPLEGWDSTGDYCLSCLFAQGLPTYTLAVQGISGLPLKKQIDARKKLSKAVEKRFPHDKLLLLDTQQEAGMLLRQLANQKQQHLAFRDRRAYLFARAVDFVASEENNLVGTLKISGYVRGQTLNVNRLLHIVGHGDFQMKQIDAPGDPFPLNPRGIKPQKDPDMAMEICAADTVDDMEEGLKVLMKADPDRQESLQAEVIPDPMEGEQTWPTEEELSEAKDFLKESSKVVKKVPKGTSSYQAEWILDGGSQSGGEGDEYEYDDMEHEDFMEEESQDESSEEEEEEYETMTIGESVHDDLYDKKIDEEAEAKMLEKYKQERLEEMFPDEVDTPRDVAARIRFQKYRGLKSFRTSPWDPKENLPQDYARIFQFQNFTNTRKSIFKEVEEKEVEGAEVGCYVTLHVSEVPVSVVECFRQGTPLIAFSLLPHEQKMSVLNMVVRRDPGNTEPVKAKEELIFHCGFRRFRASPLFSQHTAADKHKLQRFLTADMALVATVYAPITFPPASVLLFKQKSNGMHSLIATGHLMSVDPDRMVIKRVVLSGHPLKMFTKMAVVRYMFFNREDVLWFKPVELRTKWGRRGHIKEPLGTHGHMKCSFNGKLKSQDTVLMNLYKRVFPKWTYDPYVPEPVPWLKSEISSTVPQGGME